TGGTTCACCTTGGGGCTGAGCCGGGCATCGGTAAGATTTTGCCCTTGGAAGGGTGGCTGATCCGGCATCTGCACAAAATCAGGCAGGCTAAAGAGATAAAAATGGCGGATATGGTTTTGCAGAAAGTCAGCCCCCAGCATAGTATTCCTCAGGTACTGGGCATTGTCGCTGAGATCGTTGTCCAAAATATCATCCACCAAGTAACTGGCCACAGCACCATGGGCCAGGGAGCAGATGCCGCAGACGCGCTGCGTCAGGTAGACGGCATCGGTGATGTGGCGCCCTTGCATGATCCACTCGAACCCGCGAAACATGGTACTGCTTGCATTGGCCTCCACTACCTCTTGGCTATCAACAACCACCTGTACTGACAACAAGCCGCTCAAGCGGGTTACGGGACTGAACACAATGCGTTCGCTGCCCATGGCTATTCTCCTTTCCCGGTCGGAAGTGTTGACGGTGCCGGCTCTGTACTCTTTTGCGGCAGAGGGCTAAAAAACGGCGTGGAACCATCGGGGAAATCCGGGTTGGTACAACCAATACAAGGTGTATTGGCCTTAACCGGCCAGCTTACATGATTAACCCACAGACGATAGGGACAGTCGGCAAAAGTGCGCGGTCCCACACATCCCAAGGAAAACATGCACTCGATATCTCCCAGCTCCCGAGCAAACTGATTGCGGTCAAAATAGGAGCGACGCTGACAGTGCCGGTGAATGGTGAATTGGTAAAACATTGTAGGACGTCCGCGCTCGTCAAGGTCCGGTACACCGTAAAGTAGCAGGTGGGCCAACGTTCCCACGAACCAGTCGGGATTAACCGGGCACCCGCTCACATTGATCACTGGGCGCTGAAGAACGCTCTGCACCCCCACGCTGCCGGTAAGATTGGGCCGGGCCGCAGATGGTCCGCCAAAGCTGGCGCAGGTGCCAATGGCCACCACATATCGGGCCCGGCTCCCGAGCCAGGTCACGGCCTCCCGGGCGGTAATGGGCTTGGTATCGGTCACGGCAATAACATTGTAGATGCCGTTGTCTTTCAGCGGTATGGCTCCTTCCACTACCAACGTAAACTGATCGGCATACTGCTCGGCGGCACGATATAACACCTCCAGTGCCTCGCGGCCTTGGGCGGCCATAAAAGTGTTGCTATATAGAAGGTCAATCATATTAGCAAACACCTGCCCCAAATAGGGGTAGGCGGTGTTCATAAAGGAAATGTTGTTGTCGCCGCTGTCGTTTGTTTCTAGCCAAATAACCGGCATTTTGGGCTGTTGATGTTTTGTACGGTAAGAATCTGCAATCTTAAGGACAGCCCGCGACATGGCATGACCATCGCTGTTGGCTAGCTCGCGGCACAGGTCCACAAACTCCATCTTTTCCAATTGGGTAAACCTCCTTAACACTCATACACCATGTAGTCCCAGTATATGATGGTGGAAGGTGTTCATTGCCAATGGGCCGCGCCATAAAACAGACTTGGTGAATATCAAAAGACCAGGTAGCTTTTCGTGCCGGACGTTGTCTAACAAGATTTAGGAAGGTGAACGTAGTGCCAACCGGTCCTGGATGTCCTGGCTATAGGGCACTGGTAATTGGAATAGGTAACCTATTAATGAGCGATGACGGTGTGGGTGTGCGGGCAATCCAACAGCTCCTACAACAAAAACTACCACCGGGCATAGCCGCCCTGGTGGTAGGTACCGGAGCCATTAAGTATTTGGATGAGATCAGCCGAGCTGAGACCCTTGTGGCTGTGGATGCCATGCGTGGGAACGGCCTGCCGGGAACTATTTACCGTATTACTGACTTAACTCAGCTGGCTAAAATCCGGCAGAAAGAAATCGACTGCCACACTTGTGACTTATCGACCATTATTACTTGGGCACGGGCGCTGAGCGGAATACCCACCGTA
The window above is part of the Bacillota bacterium genome. Proteins encoded here:
- a CDS encoding hydrogenase small subunit translates to MEFVDLCRELANSDGHAMSRAVLKIADSYRTKHQQPKMPVIWLETNDSGDNNISFMNTAYPYLGQVFANMIDLLYSNTFMAAQGREALEVLYRAAEQYADQFTLVVEGAIPLKDNGIYNVIAVTDTKPITAREAVTWLGSRARYVVAIGTCASFGGPSAARPNLTGSVGVQSVLQRPVINVSGCPVNPDWFVGTLAHLLLYGVPDLDERGRPTMFYQFTIHRHCQRRSYFDRNQFARELGDIECMFSLGCVGPRTFADCPYRLWVNHVSWPVKANTPCIGCTNPDFPDGSTPFFSPLPQKSTEPAPSTLPTGKGE
- a CDS encoding hydrogenase maturation protease, which gives rise to MPTGPGCPGYRALVIGIGNLLMSDDGVGVRAIQQLLQQKLPPGIAALVVGTGAIKYLDEISRAETLVAVDAMRGNGLPGTIYRITDLTQLAKIRQKEIDCHTCDLSTIITWARALSGIPTVVILYGLEPFNIAPGCTLSPPVQEALPRLLSLLLEEIVELCAPGR